The following are encoded in a window of Alosa sapidissima isolate fAloSap1 chromosome 10, fAloSap1.pri, whole genome shotgun sequence genomic DNA:
- the bnipl gene encoding bcl-2/adenovirus E1B 19 kDa-interacting protein 2-like protein isoform X2, producing the protein MGSYSDQQDQYMLNGSPEHTTPQPHIPDMELREEWQDEEFPRPLPEDTPNQEDELESVIANGNRPAPPNSLALSGNSVRKKRLVAPTLSLTLDKPDSLDRSVKSDEFSTAALSPSLEDPDLDINLDAMETPSDSESCNFPGSMHDLEWEDDLPRMGVEEEGRACSPAMANLELDQVDSRGRRWRRFCISGQDYHVNMSVLEPYLQVLSHGGYYGEGMTAIVLFSSCYLPENTMENYEYIMDNLFKYIVGTLDLMVSENYVMVYLCGMAPRNKMPAIKWLRQCYNSIDRRLRKDLKGLFVVHPVWYVKALITLIKPFISEKFSRKVKFIHSLQELSKFIPMEHLQIPDCIREYDATLTV; encoded by the exons ATGGGATCCTATTCCGATCAGCAGGACCAATATATGCTGAACGG GAGTCCGGAGCACACCACGCCACAGCCTCACATCCCTGATATGGAGCTGAGGGAGGAGTGGCAGGATGAGGAGTTCCCCAG GCCGCTCCCTGAAGATACACCCAACCAGGAGGATGAGCTGGAGAGTGTCATTGCCAATGGAAACAGACCCG CTCCCCCCAACAGCCTGGCGCTTTCAGGGAACTCCGTCAGGAAGAAGCGGCTGGTGGCACCTACGCTCAGCCTCACGCTGGACAAGCCCGACTCTCTAGACCGCAGCGTCAAGTCCGATGAGTTCTCCACGGCCGCCCTGTCGCCCTCATTGGAGGACCCAGACCTGGATATCAACCTGGATGCCATGGAGACGCCGTCGGACAGCGAGTCCTGCAACTTCCCCGGCAGCATGCATGACCTGGAGTGGGAAG ATGACTTGCCCAggatgggggtggaggaggagggcaggGCTTGCTCTCCAGCCATGGCTAACCTGGAACTGGACCAGGTGGACAGCCGAGGCCGGCGCTGGCGTCGCTTCTGCATCTCTGGCCAGGACTATCACGTCAACATGAGTGTGCTGGAGCCTTACCTACAGGTGCTCTCCCACGGAG GTTACTATGGAGAAGGAATGACTGCCATCGTCTTGTTCTCATCCTGTTACCTGCCAGAGAACACTATGGAGAACTATGAATATATTATGGACAATCTATTTAA GTACATAGTGGGGACGCTAGATCTTATGGTGTCCGAAAACTACGTCATGGTCTACCTCTGTGGAATGGCACCCAGGAACAAAATGCCCGCCATCAAATGGCTCCGGCAGTGTTACAACTCCATAGACAGGAG GTTGAGGAAAGACCTGAAGGGTCTGTTTGTGGTGCACCCAGTGTGGTATGTGAAGGCTCTGATCACACTTATCAAGCCCTTTATAAG TGAGAAGTTTAGCCGGAAGGTGAAATTCATCCACAGCCTTCAAGAGCTCTCCAAGTTCATCCCTATGGAGCACCTGCAGATCCCAGACTGCATCCGAGA ATATGACGCCACACTGACCGTCTGA
- the bnipl gene encoding bcl-2/adenovirus E1B 19 kDa-interacting protein 2-like protein isoform X4, with the protein MELREEWQDEEFPRPLPEDTPNQEDELESVIANGNRPAPPNSLALSGNSVRKKRLVAPTLSLTLDKPDSLDRSVKSDEFSTAALSPSLEDPDLDINLDAMETPSDSESCNFPGSMHDLEWEDDLPRMGVEEEGRACSPAMANLELDQVDSRGRRWRRFCISGQDYHVNMSVLEPYLQVLSHGGYYGEGMTAIVLFSSCYLPENTMENYEYIMDNLFKYIVGTLDLMVSENYVMVYLCGMAPRNKMPAIKWLRQCYNSIDRRLRKDLKGLFVVHPVWYVKALITLIKPFISEKFSRKVKFIHSLQELSKFIPMEHLQIPDCIREYDATLTV; encoded by the exons ATGGAGCTGAGGGAGGAGTGGCAGGATGAGGAGTTCCCCAG GCCGCTCCCTGAAGATACACCCAACCAGGAGGATGAGCTGGAGAGTGTCATTGCCAATGGAAACAGACCCG CTCCCCCCAACAGCCTGGCGCTTTCAGGGAACTCCGTCAGGAAGAAGCGGCTGGTGGCACCTACGCTCAGCCTCACGCTGGACAAGCCCGACTCTCTAGACCGCAGCGTCAAGTCCGATGAGTTCTCCACGGCCGCCCTGTCGCCCTCATTGGAGGACCCAGACCTGGATATCAACCTGGATGCCATGGAGACGCCGTCGGACAGCGAGTCCTGCAACTTCCCCGGCAGCATGCATGACCTGGAGTGGGAAG ATGACTTGCCCAggatgggggtggaggaggagggcaggGCTTGCTCTCCAGCCATGGCTAACCTGGAACTGGACCAGGTGGACAGCCGAGGCCGGCGCTGGCGTCGCTTCTGCATCTCTGGCCAGGACTATCACGTCAACATGAGTGTGCTGGAGCCTTACCTACAGGTGCTCTCCCACGGAG GTTACTATGGAGAAGGAATGACTGCCATCGTCTTGTTCTCATCCTGTTACCTGCCAGAGAACACTATGGAGAACTATGAATATATTATGGACAATCTATTTAA GTACATAGTGGGGACGCTAGATCTTATGGTGTCCGAAAACTACGTCATGGTCTACCTCTGTGGAATGGCACCCAGGAACAAAATGCCCGCCATCAAATGGCTCCGGCAGTGTTACAACTCCATAGACAGGAG GTTGAGGAAAGACCTGAAGGGTCTGTTTGTGGTGCACCCAGTGTGGTATGTGAAGGCTCTGATCACACTTATCAAGCCCTTTATAAG TGAGAAGTTTAGCCGGAAGGTGAAATTCATCCACAGCCTTCAAGAGCTCTCCAAGTTCATCCCTATGGAGCACCTGCAGATCCCAGACTGCATCCGAGA ATATGACGCCACACTGACCGTCTGA
- the bnipl gene encoding bcl-2/adenovirus E1B 19 kDa-interacting protein 2-like protein isoform X3, producing the protein MELREEWQDEEFPRSEEPTAVTPETPLPEDTPNQEDELESVIANGNRPAPPNSLALSGNSVRKKRLVAPTLSLTLDKPDSLDRSVKSDEFSTAALSPSLEDPDLDINLDAMETPSDSESCNFPGSMHDLEWEDDLPRMGVEEEGRACSPAMANLELDQVDSRGRRWRRFCISGQDYHVNMSVLEPYLQVLSHGGYYGEGMTAIVLFSSCYLPENTMENYEYIMDNLFKYIVGTLDLMVSENYVMVYLCGMAPRNKMPAIKWLRQCYNSIDRRLRKDLKGLFVVHPVWYVKALITLIKPFISEKFSRKVKFIHSLQELSKFIPMEHLQIPDCIREYDATLTV; encoded by the exons ATGGAGCTGAGGGAGGAGTGGCAGGATGAGGAGTTCCCCAGGTCAGAGGAGCCCACCGCAGTGACGCCTgaaac GCCGCTCCCTGAAGATACACCCAACCAGGAGGATGAGCTGGAGAGTGTCATTGCCAATGGAAACAGACCCG CTCCCCCCAACAGCCTGGCGCTTTCAGGGAACTCCGTCAGGAAGAAGCGGCTGGTGGCACCTACGCTCAGCCTCACGCTGGACAAGCCCGACTCTCTAGACCGCAGCGTCAAGTCCGATGAGTTCTCCACGGCCGCCCTGTCGCCCTCATTGGAGGACCCAGACCTGGATATCAACCTGGATGCCATGGAGACGCCGTCGGACAGCGAGTCCTGCAACTTCCCCGGCAGCATGCATGACCTGGAGTGGGAAG ATGACTTGCCCAggatgggggtggaggaggagggcaggGCTTGCTCTCCAGCCATGGCTAACCTGGAACTGGACCAGGTGGACAGCCGAGGCCGGCGCTGGCGTCGCTTCTGCATCTCTGGCCAGGACTATCACGTCAACATGAGTGTGCTGGAGCCTTACCTACAGGTGCTCTCCCACGGAG GTTACTATGGAGAAGGAATGACTGCCATCGTCTTGTTCTCATCCTGTTACCTGCCAGAGAACACTATGGAGAACTATGAATATATTATGGACAATCTATTTAA GTACATAGTGGGGACGCTAGATCTTATGGTGTCCGAAAACTACGTCATGGTCTACCTCTGTGGAATGGCACCCAGGAACAAAATGCCCGCCATCAAATGGCTCCGGCAGTGTTACAACTCCATAGACAGGAG GTTGAGGAAAGACCTGAAGGGTCTGTTTGTGGTGCACCCAGTGTGGTATGTGAAGGCTCTGATCACACTTATCAAGCCCTTTATAAG TGAGAAGTTTAGCCGGAAGGTGAAATTCATCCACAGCCTTCAAGAGCTCTCCAAGTTCATCCCTATGGAGCACCTGCAGATCCCAGACTGCATCCGAGA ATATGACGCCACACTGACCGTCTGA
- the bnipl gene encoding bcl-2/adenovirus E1B 19 kDa-interacting protein 2-like protein isoform X1: MGSYSDQQDQYMLNGSPEHTTPQPHIPDMELREEWQDEEFPRSEEPTAVTPETPLPEDTPNQEDELESVIANGNRPAPPNSLALSGNSVRKKRLVAPTLSLTLDKPDSLDRSVKSDEFSTAALSPSLEDPDLDINLDAMETPSDSESCNFPGSMHDLEWEDDLPRMGVEEEGRACSPAMANLELDQVDSRGRRWRRFCISGQDYHVNMSVLEPYLQVLSHGGYYGEGMTAIVLFSSCYLPENTMENYEYIMDNLFKYIVGTLDLMVSENYVMVYLCGMAPRNKMPAIKWLRQCYNSIDRRLRKDLKGLFVVHPVWYVKALITLIKPFISEKFSRKVKFIHSLQELSKFIPMEHLQIPDCIREYDATLTV; this comes from the exons ATGGGATCCTATTCCGATCAGCAGGACCAATATATGCTGAACGG GAGTCCGGAGCACACCACGCCACAGCCTCACATCCCTGATATGGAGCTGAGGGAGGAGTGGCAGGATGAGGAGTTCCCCAGGTCAGAGGAGCCCACCGCAGTGACGCCTgaaac GCCGCTCCCTGAAGATACACCCAACCAGGAGGATGAGCTGGAGAGTGTCATTGCCAATGGAAACAGACCCG CTCCCCCCAACAGCCTGGCGCTTTCAGGGAACTCCGTCAGGAAGAAGCGGCTGGTGGCACCTACGCTCAGCCTCACGCTGGACAAGCCCGACTCTCTAGACCGCAGCGTCAAGTCCGATGAGTTCTCCACGGCCGCCCTGTCGCCCTCATTGGAGGACCCAGACCTGGATATCAACCTGGATGCCATGGAGACGCCGTCGGACAGCGAGTCCTGCAACTTCCCCGGCAGCATGCATGACCTGGAGTGGGAAG ATGACTTGCCCAggatgggggtggaggaggagggcaggGCTTGCTCTCCAGCCATGGCTAACCTGGAACTGGACCAGGTGGACAGCCGAGGCCGGCGCTGGCGTCGCTTCTGCATCTCTGGCCAGGACTATCACGTCAACATGAGTGTGCTGGAGCCTTACCTACAGGTGCTCTCCCACGGAG GTTACTATGGAGAAGGAATGACTGCCATCGTCTTGTTCTCATCCTGTTACCTGCCAGAGAACACTATGGAGAACTATGAATATATTATGGACAATCTATTTAA GTACATAGTGGGGACGCTAGATCTTATGGTGTCCGAAAACTACGTCATGGTCTACCTCTGTGGAATGGCACCCAGGAACAAAATGCCCGCCATCAAATGGCTCCGGCAGTGTTACAACTCCATAGACAGGAG GTTGAGGAAAGACCTGAAGGGTCTGTTTGTGGTGCACCCAGTGTGGTATGTGAAGGCTCTGATCACACTTATCAAGCCCTTTATAAG TGAGAAGTTTAGCCGGAAGGTGAAATTCATCCACAGCCTTCAAGAGCTCTCCAAGTTCATCCCTATGGAGCACCTGCAGATCCCAGACTGCATCCGAGA ATATGACGCCACACTGACCGTCTGA